From Saccharomyces paradoxus chromosome IX, complete sequence, one genomic window encodes:
- the SNP1 gene encoding U1 snRNP complex subunit SNP1 (Component of U1 snRNP required for mRNA splicing via spliceosome~similar to YIL061C), whose translation MSYNLSKYPDDVSRLFRPRPPLSYKRPTDYPYAKRQTNPSITGVANLLSTSLKHYMEEYQEGSPNDHLQRYEDIKLSKIKNAQLLDRRLQNWKPNADPHIKDTDPYRTIFIGRLPYDLDEVELQKHFVKFGEIEKIRIVKDKITQKSRGYAFIVFKDPMSSKMAFKEIGVHRGIQIKDRVCIVDIERGRTVKYFKPRRLGGGLGGRGYSNRDSRLPGRFASSSIANPTERNYAPRPPRREVSSSAYNPDRYGSSTSDTRYHGNRPLLPPSAPTAAVTSVYKSRNSRTRESQPAAKEVPDY comes from the coding sequence ATGAGTTATAATCTATCCAAGTATCCTGACGATGTGTCAAGACTTTTTAGACCAAGGCCGCCTTTGTCTTACAAAAGACCAACGGATTACCCATATGCGAAGAGACAAACAAACCCAAGTATCACTGGCGTCGCAAACTTACTATCAACCTCTTTGAAGCACTATATGGAGGAGTATCAGGAAGGATCTCCAAACGACCATCTCCAAAGATACGAAGACATCAAACTTTCCAAGATCAAAAATGCCCAGTTGTTAGATCGGAGATTACAAAATTGGAAACCGAACGCCGACCCCCATATCAAGGACACAGATCCCTATAGAACGATATTTATTGGGAGATTACCATACGACCTTGACGAAGTTGAACTGCAAAAACATTTTGTTAAGTTTGGCgagattgaaaaaattagaatAGTCAAGGACAAGATCACCCAGAAGAGCAGAGGTTATGCCTTCATAGTGTTCAAAGACCCAATGAGTAGTAAGATGGCATTTAAGGAAATCGGAGTACACAGGGGTATCCAAATCAAAGACAGGGTCTGTATAGTCGATATAGAAAGAGGCAGAACTGTTAAATATTTCAAGCCAAGAAGATTGGGCGGTGGCCTAGGTGGCAGAGGCTACTCCAACAGAGATAGCAGGCTTCCAGGAAGATTTGCAAGTTCAAGCATAGCCAATCCCACAGAAAGAAATTACGCTCCCAGGCCGCCACGCAGAGAAGTTTCTTCCTCCGCATATAACCCTGATAGATACGGCAGTTCCACATCGGACACGAGATACCACGGCAACAGGCCCTTGCTTCCCCCCTCCGCTCCCACTGCTGCTGTTACTTCTGTATATAAATCAAGAAACTCGCGGACCAGGGAATCTCAACCAGCTGCCAAAGAAGTGCCTGACTATTGA
- the RGI2 gene encoding Rgi2p (similar to YIL057C), with the protein MTKKDKKAKGPKMSTVTTKSGESLKVFEDLHDFETYLKGETEDQEFDHVHCQLKYYPPFVLHDAHDDPEKIKETANSHSKKFVRHLHQHVEKHLLKDIKTAINKPELKFHDKKKQESFDKIVWNYGEETELNAKKFKVSVEVVCNHDGAMVDVDYKTEPLQPLI; encoded by the coding sequence ATGACTAAGAAGGACAAGAAAGCAAAGGGTCCTAAGATGTCCACCGTTACTACCAAAAGTGGTGAATCTTTAAAGGTTTTTGAGGATTTGCATGATTTTGAAACGTATTTGAAGGGCGAGACGGAAGACCAGGAGTTCGACCATGTTCACTGCCAATTGAAGTACTATCCGCCATTTGTATTGCATGATGCGCATGACGATCCGGAAAAGATCAAAGAGACTGCGAACTCTCATTCTAAAAAGTTTGTTCGCCATTTACACCAGCATGTTGAGAAGCACCTGTTAAAGGACATTAAAACCGCCATCAACAAGCCGGAATTGAAATTCCATGATAAGAAAAAGCAGGAGTCATTCGATAAGATTGTTTGGAATTATGGTGAAGAAACAGAGTTGAACGCCAAGAAATTCAAGGTGTCTGTTGAAGTCGTATGTAACCACGATGGTGCAATGGTAGATGTCGATTACAAGACAGAACCCTTGCAGCCACTCATTTAA
- the VHR1 gene encoding Vhr1p (Transcriptional activator~similar to YIL056W): protein MNGPPTFTQYRINKFSGNGATHKIRELLNFNDEKKWKQFSSRRLELIDKFQLSQYKASEQDQNIKQIATILRTEFGYPVSCSKEFEKLVTAAVQSVRRNRKRSKKRYALSIASGSGGNANNSISSNSTSDDEISPSIYQRSHSDFLPTSNFTADFQLTNKFQPLMSHQSNNGSIFPTVSNQNDPSPSVTSTQQKYNDIVTMLVHDLVTNAVPLSEQALKDPYTGPNLSHFATSSLGQQPNITTNIPIDSTVPFFLREKLLLQIQRSRTCQDISQAAGSIDIYANLEILGEMSIRMSIAFVIERFFSNLVSSSMKYITSKTCSPENLALLSQRLFGSATRHNLSHFPAAQVQLRLLYLVIGGIVKDFGFDPTLYPLSEIIHHIVMVQYPLASSCASAPAPSSSSSNKRVKRSPCAVSSDIMMNNNTLSNRATLLTTLPMKPQSANKDVNRRVIIRFNDHEQAFTFHQLSNGPPTVSEVLENCKNLFNIINKNKNFGIFHNDNLLNDESLAKLFDSFSTSEIHLVIRDISTIPLQDAKVPVPITLPKMSCIGENTPIPSIPLVSHEKGDPKKSSLTAFDNILNRISKSPMNEDNSNTTLNTGTSIPNTNNNDHNESVPAPYVTKNKNSFQNGNLPQPVFQPLL, encoded by the coding sequence ATGAACGGTCCTCCAACATTCACTCAATATAGAATAAATAAGTTTTCTGGGAATGGAGCAACTCACAAGATCAGAGAATTACTAAATTTCAAcgatgaaaagaaatggaaacaaTTTTCGAGCAGAAGGCTGGAGCTGATAGACAAATTCCAATTAAGCCAATATAAGGCAAGCGAACAAGATCAAAACATAAAGCAGATTGCCACAATATTGAGAACGGAATTCGGCTACCCTGTAAGCTGCTCTAAAGAATTCGAGAAGCTAGTCACTGCTGCTGTGCAATCCGTGAGAAGGAACAGAAAACGATCGAAAAAACGCTACGCTCTGAGCATAGCCAGCGGCAGTGGCGGCAATGCTAACAACAGCATCTCGTCAAATTCCACTTCTGACGACGAGATCTCTCCCTCCATTTACCAGCGTTCCCATTCGGACTTCCTGCCTACTTCTAATTTTACGGCAGACTTTCAACTTACAAACAAGTTCCAACCTCTTATGAGTCACCAAAGTAACAACGGAAGCATTTTCCCAACTGTGAGCAACCAAAATGACCCATCTCCATCGGTTACTTCAACCCAGCAAAAATATAACGATATAGTCACTATGTTGGTGCACGATCTCGTTACCAATGCCGTGCCCTTATCAGAACAAGCTCTCAAGGACCCTTATACTGGACCAAACCTGTCTCATTTTGCCACGTCTTCACTCGGCCAGCAACCTAACATTACCACAAACATCCCAATAGATTCCACCGTCCCCTTTTTCTTAAGGGAAAAGTTGCTCCTACAAATCCAAAGATCAAGAACTTGCCAAGACATTTCTCAGGCTGCAGGATCCATTGACATTTACGCAAATCTGGAGATCTTGGGTGAAATGTCAATCCGAATGTCTATTGCATTTGTTATTGAACGATTTTTCTCCAATCTGGtctcttcttcaatgaagTATATCACTTCCAAGACTTGTTCTCCTGAGAACCTGGCCTTATTGTCTCAAAGACTGTTCGGTTCCGCTACAAGGCATAACTTATCTCATTTCCCCGCGGCTCAGGTGCAACTAAGACTACTGTACTTGGTCATAGGTGGTATTGTCAAGGATTTCGGTTTCGATCCCACACTTTATCCTTTAAGTGAAATCATACATCATATTGTGATGGTTCAGTATCCTTTGGCCAGCTCTTGTGCGTCTGCACCAGcaccatcatcatcctcatctAACAAGAGGGTCAAGAGAAGCCCTTGTGCCGTTTCAAGTGACATCATGATGAATAATAACACACTCTCAAATAGAGCTACACTCTTAACCACTCTACCAATGAAACCTCAATCGGCCAATAAAGATGTTAATCGCAGGGTTATCATTAGATTCAATGATCACGAGCAAGCCTTCACTTTCCACCAGTTGAGCAATGGTCCACCCACGGTGTCGGAAGTTTTGGAGAACtgtaaaaatttatttaatattatcaacaagaacaaaaattttggtaTTTTCCATAACGATAACCTCCTGAACGATGAAAGTTTGGCAAAGTTAtttgattctttttctacGAGCGAAATTCATCTTGTAATTAGGGACATTTCCACCATTCCGCTGCAAGATGCTAAAGTACCAGTGCCCATCACGCTACCCAAAATGTCATGTATAGGTGAAAACACCCCTATACCTTCCATTCCATTGGTATCACACGAGAAAGGTgatccaaaaaaatcaagctTGACTGCCTTTGATAACATCCTTAATAGAATCTCTAAATCGCCAATGAATGAAGACAATAGCAACACTACGTTAAACACCGGCACCTCCATCCCCAACACCAACAATAATGATCATAACGAATCCGTGCCAGCGCCTTACGTCacaaagaacaaaaattcttttcaaaatggcAATTTACCTCAGCCGGTTTTTCAACCTTTACTTTGA